A section of the Roseomonas marmotae genome encodes:
- a CDS encoding metal ABC transporter substrate-binding protein, translating into MHRRSLLALSLASPFLARGAAARTAVPVVASFSILGDMVRQLGGERVALRVLAGPDVDAHAFQPRPSDAGAIRGARLVVRNGLGFDPWLDRLVRSAGYAGPVATASEGISPRRLEEHGHGHDHDHAGEAVDPHAWQDLRHGQAYARNIARALAEADPAGAEIYRRRAEAYLARLEALDAWVRAQIASVPEERRRVVTSHDAFGYFGAAYGVRFLAPQGVSTDSEPSAAQVARLIRLLRQEGITAVFLENMANPATLRRLAAEAKVTMRGRLYADALSAPDGPAPDYEAMFRHNLGLLVPAMRGEG; encoded by the coding sequence ATGCACCGCCGCAGCCTGCTGGCCCTCTCCCTCGCCTCGCCCTTCCTGGCACGGGGCGCCGCCGCGCGGACGGCGGTGCCGGTGGTCGCCTCCTTCTCCATCCTGGGCGACATGGTGCGGCAACTGGGTGGAGAGCGCGTGGCCCTGCGCGTGCTGGCGGGGCCGGATGTGGATGCCCATGCCTTCCAGCCCCGCCCCTCGGATGCCGGGGCCATCCGCGGGGCGCGGCTGGTGGTGCGCAACGGCCTGGGCTTCGACCCCTGGCTGGACCGGCTGGTGCGTTCGGCAGGTTATGCAGGCCCGGTGGCGACGGCCAGCGAGGGCATCAGCCCGCGCCGGCTGGAGGAGCACGGCCATGGCCATGACCACGATCACGCCGGAGAGGCGGTGGACCCGCATGCCTGGCAGGACCTGCGCCATGGCCAGGCCTATGCGCGCAACATCGCCCGGGCCCTGGCCGAGGCCGACCCCGCCGGCGCCGAGATCTACCGGCGCCGCGCCGAAGCCTATCTCGCCCGGCTGGAGGCGCTGGATGCCTGGGTGCGGGCGCAGATCGCCAGCGTGCCGGAGGAGCGCCGCCGCGTCGTCACCAGCCATGACGCCTTCGGCTATTTCGGCGCGGCCTATGGCGTGCGCTTCCTGGCGCCGCAGGGCGTCAGCACCGATAGCGAACCTTCCGCCGCCCAGGTGGCGCGGCTGATCCGGCTGCTGCGGCAGGAGGGCATCACCGCCGTCTTCCTGGAGAACATGGCCAATCCCGCCACCCTGCGGCGGCTCGCGGCCGAGGCGAAGGTCACGATGCGCGGCCGGCTCTATGCCGATGCCCTCTCCGCCCCCGATGGCCCGGCGCCGGATTACGAGGCGATGTTCCGCCACAATCTCGGGCTGCTGGTGCCGGCCATGCGGGGCGAGGGCTGA
- a CDS encoding NAD(P)/FAD-dependent oxidoreductase has translation MADVTHPAPAAHEAAIQADVAVIGAGPTGLFAVFECGMLRMKCVVIDTLEAIGGQCAALYPEKPIYDIPAHPAIAGAELIARLEEQAQPFAPIYLLGRRVDALAEDGEGGFLLRTSQGEQVRAKAVIIAAGAGAFGPNRPPLNNLEAFEATGAVRYMVSRREELRGKRVVIAGGGDSAVDWALSLKDVAARVTVVHRRPKFRAAPESVAQMEAAAGRGEIDLAIPYQLSRLEGTEGELEHVVLATMKGEERRVPADHLLAFFGLSMELGPIAEWGLGLERSHVAVNPATLETNRPGIHAIGDIATYPGKLKLILQGFSEAAMAAHAIHPRIFPGEALHFEYSTSKGVPGA, from the coding sequence ATGGCCGATGTCACCCACCCCGCCCCCGCTGCGCATGAGGCTGCCATTCAGGCGGATGTCGCCGTCATCGGTGCCGGCCCGACCGGGCTTTTCGCTGTGTTCGAATGCGGCATGCTGCGGATGAAATGCGTGGTGATCGACACGCTGGAGGCGATCGGCGGGCAATGCGCCGCGCTCTATCCCGAGAAGCCGATCTACGACATCCCCGCCCATCCGGCGATCGCCGGCGCCGAGCTGATCGCGCGGCTGGAGGAGCAGGCGCAGCCCTTCGCCCCCATCTACCTGCTGGGCCGCCGGGTGGATGCCCTGGCCGAGGACGGCGAGGGCGGTTTCCTGCTGCGCACCAGCCAGGGCGAGCAGGTGCGGGCCAAGGCCGTGATCATCGCCGCCGGGGCCGGCGCCTTCGGCCCCAACCGGCCGCCGCTGAACAACCTGGAGGCTTTCGAGGCCACGGGCGCGGTGCGCTACATGGTCTCCCGCCGGGAGGAGCTGCGCGGCAAGCGGGTGGTGATCGCCGGCGGCGGCGATTCCGCGGTGGACTGGGCGCTGAGCCTGAAGGACGTGGCGGCGCGGGTGACTGTGGTGCACCGCCGCCCCAAGTTCCGCGCGGCGCCGGAGAGCGTGGCGCAGATGGAAGCGGCCGCCGGGCGCGGCGAGATCGACCTCGCCATCCCCTACCAGCTGTCCCGGCTGGAAGGCACGGAGGGCGAACTGGAACATGTGGTGCTGGCGACCATGAAGGGGGAGGAACGCCGGGTGCCGGCCGACCACCTGCTGGCCTTCTTCGGCCTGTCGATGGAGTTGGGGCCGATCGCCGAATGGGGGCTGGGGCTGGAGCGCAGCCATGTCGCCGTGAACCCCGCGACGCTGGAGACCAACCGCCCGGGCATCCATGCCATCGGCGATATCGCCACCTATCCCGGCAAGCTGAAGCTGATCCTGCAGGGCTTCTCGGAGGCGGCGATGGCGGCCCATGCCATCCATCCCCGCATCTTCCCGGGCGAGGCGCTGCATTTCGAATACAGCACCTCCAAGGGCGTGCCGGGGGCCTGA
- a CDS encoding amino acid ABC transporter substrate-binding protein yields MRLLASLRLGGLSAAMALMALPFAASAQPSADVVGAIRARGALICGVTPATVGFATPGSDGQFRGIDADYCRAIAAAMLGDAGKARITPTTTQQRFTLLQSGEIDLLSRVTTWTLSREAALGLAFAAVNVHDGQGFLVKAASGVKSAKELDGASICMQPGSTTELNASDWFRTQGMTMTPVLIEDIEEARKAFFSGRCDAFSTDATSLAALRYNQGANADQYVVLPEVISKEPLGVAVRKGDWRFFDIVRWTHFALLTAEELGLTAENIDAQANSPNPDVQRFMGKTGDLGKMLGLERDWAVRVVKAVGNYGEIWDRNLAPLGIQRGLNNLWNKGGVHYAPPMR; encoded by the coding sequence ATGCGCCTCCTGGCATCCCTCCGCCTCGGTGGCCTGAGCGCCGCGATGGCCCTCATGGCCCTGCCCTTCGCCGCGTCCGCCCAGCCCTCCGCCGATGTCGTCGGCGCCATCCGGGCCCGGGGCGCCCTGATCTGCGGCGTGACGCCGGCCACCGTGGGCTTCGCCACGCCCGGCTCCGACGGCCAGTTCCGCGGCATCGATGCCGATTACTGCCGCGCCATCGCCGCCGCCATGCTGGGCGATGCCGGCAAGGCCCGGATCACCCCCACCACCACCCAGCAGCGCTTCACCCTGCTGCAGTCCGGCGAGATCGACCTGCTCTCCCGCGTCACGACCTGGACCCTCTCGCGGGAGGCGGCGCTCGGCCTCGCCTTCGCGGCGGTCAATGTCCATGACGGCCAGGGCTTCCTGGTGAAGGCGGCGTCCGGGGTGAAGTCGGCCAAGGAGCTGGACGGCGCCAGCATCTGCATGCAGCCCGGCTCCACCACCGAGCTGAATGCCTCCGACTGGTTCCGCACCCAGGGCATGACGATGACGCCGGTGCTGATCGAGGACATCGAGGAAGCCCGCAAGGCCTTCTTCAGCGGCCGCTGCGACGCCTTCAGCACCGATGCCACCTCGCTGGCTGCGCTGCGCTACAACCAGGGCGCCAATGCCGACCAGTATGTGGTGCTGCCCGAGGTCATCTCGAAGGAGCCGCTGGGCGTGGCCGTGCGGAAGGGCGACTGGCGCTTCTTCGACATCGTCCGCTGGACCCATTTCGCCCTGCTGACCGCCGAGGAGCTGGGCCTGACCGCCGAGAATATCGACGCCCAGGCGAATAGCCCGAACCCGGATGTGCAGCGCTTCATGGGCAAGACCGGCGACCTGGGCAAGATGCTGGGCCTGGAGCGGGACTGGGCCGTGCGCGTGGTCAAGGCCGTGGGCAACTACGGCGAGATCTGGGACCGCAACCTGGCGCCGCTGGGCATCCAGCGCGGGCTGAACAACCTCTGGAACAAGGGTGGCGTGCATTACGCGCCACCGATGCGCTGA
- the tsaE gene encoding tRNA (adenosine(37)-N6)-threonylcarbamoyltransferase complex ATPase subunit type 1 TsaE, whose amino-acid sequence MSLESLTLALPDLAATEALAARAAALARPGDALLLEGPLGAGKSAFARAFLRAAAGDAGLEVPSPSFTLVQAYDLPLGVAHHFDLYRLSGPEELEELGWEEARDGIVIVEWPQRLEYLAPPDALRLRLEPGEGDARTATLSGWGARLEALRA is encoded by the coding sequence ATGTCCCTGGAATCCCTGACCCTCGCCCTGCCCGACCTGGCCGCCACCGAGGCCCTGGCCGCCCGTGCCGCCGCCCTGGCACGGCCGGGGGACGCGCTGCTGCTGGAAGGCCCGCTGGGCGCCGGTAAATCCGCCTTCGCCCGCGCCTTCCTGCGCGCGGCGGCGGGGGATGCGGGGCTGGAGGTGCCCTCCCCCAGCTTCACCCTGGTCCAGGCCTATGACCTGCCGCTGGGCGTGGCGCATCATTTCGACCTCTACCGCCTCTCCGGCCCCGAGGAGCTGGAGGAGCTGGGCTGGGAGGAGGCGCGGGACGGCATCGTCATCGTCGAATGGCCGCAGCGCCTGGAATACCTGGCCCCGCCCGATGCCCTGCGGCTGCGGCTGGAGCCGGGCGAGGGCGATGCCCGCACCGCCACCCTCTCCGGCTGGGGCGCGCGGCTGGAGGCGCTGCGGGCGTGA
- a CDS encoding aminoglycoside phosphotransferase family protein codes for MNAIDRFLDATGYGRASRAALPQDAGHRRYTRLSGAVPRPALLMDCTDAPRVGLTPEEDLLPFLRIGAHIRGLGLSAPEVLAEDRANGLLLVEDLGRETHAGLLDAGADPLPLYVAAAEALAALHAAPPPPGLPDYEAPAMTRMAGLTFLDWWWPASFGAAPSDAIRAEFEAALHAMLSPHAGADGFVHRDYFPANLMHLPDRPGARRVGIIDFQDAARGHPAYDLVSLLQDARRDVAPEVRRIALEAYLAARPGLDAGGFTAAMAAMAAQRHLRVAALWVRLARRDGKPAYLRHGPRCWALLEQALQHPATAPLRRFLDRHVPPELRRNPAALKDTAA; via the coding sequence ATGAACGCCATCGACCGCTTCCTGGACGCCACCGGCTATGGCCGGGCCAGCCGCGCCGCCCTGCCGCAGGATGCCGGCCACCGCCGCTACACCCGCCTCTCCGGCGCGGTGCCGCGCCCCGCCCTGCTGATGGACTGCACCGATGCCCCCCGGGTCGGGCTGACGCCGGAGGAGGACCTGCTGCCCTTCCTGCGCATCGGCGCGCATATCCGCGGCCTCGGCCTCTCCGCGCCCGAGGTGCTGGCGGAGGACCGGGCGAACGGGCTGCTGCTGGTGGAGGACCTGGGCCGGGAGACCCATGCCGGGCTGCTGGACGCCGGGGCCGACCCGCTGCCGCTCTACGTGGCGGCCGCCGAGGCCCTGGCCGCGCTGCATGCCGCGCCGCCCCCGCCCGGCCTGCCGGATTACGAGGCGCCGGCCATGACGCGCATGGCCGGCCTGACCTTCCTGGACTGGTGGTGGCCCGCCAGCTTCGGCGCCGCGCCTTCCGACGCCATCCGCGCCGAGTTCGAGGCAGCGCTCCATGCCATGCTCTCACCCCATGCCGGGGCCGATGGCTTCGTCCACCGCGACTATTTCCCCGCGAACCTGATGCACCTGCCGGACCGGCCGGGCGCGCGGCGCGTCGGCATCATTGACTTCCAGGACGCGGCGCGCGGCCATCCCGCCTATGACCTCGTCAGCCTGCTGCAAGATGCGCGGCGGGACGTGGCGCCGGAGGTGCGGCGCATCGCGCTGGAAGCCTATCTGGCCGCCCGCCCCGGCCTGGATGCCGGGGGCTTCACCGCCGCCATGGCCGCCATGGCGGCGCAGCGCCACCTGCGCGTCGCCGCCCTCTGGGTGCGGCTGGCGCGGCGGGACGGCAAGCCCGCCTATCTGCGCCACGGCCCTCGCTGCTGGGCGCTGCTGGAACAGGCGCTGCAACACCCCGCCACCGCGCCGCTGCGCCGCTTCCTGGACCGGCATGTGCCGCCGGAGCTGCGCCGGAACCCCGCCGCCCTCAAGGATACCGCCGCGTGA
- a CDS encoding nucleotidyltransferase family protein: MTSLSSAMVLAAGLGTRMRPLTEARPKPLLPLAGRTLLDHALDRIDEAGIGNVVVNAHWFPDRIEEVCAARPQPPRVVAEDTLLETGGGVRNALPLLGEDPFLVVNGDAYWMDGPVSTIARLAGRFDPETMDGLLLMVRASQVDSEIGHGDFLLDPLGRVRWPKEREVSPYVFGGLQIVHPRLMEGSPEGSFSMREPWSRAIEAGRLYGLVHDGAWFHLSRPGDLRVAEAALATGLTRALF; encoded by the coding sequence GTGACTTCTCTCTCCTCCGCCATGGTCCTGGCCGCCGGCCTCGGCACCCGCATGCGGCCGCTGACCGAGGCGCGCCCGAAGCCCCTGCTGCCGCTGGCCGGCCGCACCCTGCTGGACCACGCGCTGGACCGGATCGACGAAGCCGGCATCGGCAATGTGGTGGTCAATGCCCATTGGTTCCCGGATCGGATCGAGGAGGTCTGCGCCGCCCGGCCGCAGCCGCCGCGGGTGGTGGCGGAGGATACGCTGCTGGAGACCGGCGGCGGCGTGCGGAATGCCCTGCCGCTGCTGGGCGAGGATCCCTTCCTCGTGGTCAATGGCGACGCCTACTGGATGGACGGCCCCGTCTCCACCATCGCCCGCCTTGCCGGCCGCTTCGACCCGGAGACGATGGACGGGCTGCTGCTGATGGTCCGCGCCTCCCAGGTGGACAGCGAGATCGGCCATGGCGACTTCCTGCTCGACCCCCTCGGCCGTGTCCGATGGCCGAAGGAGCGGGAGGTCTCGCCCTATGTCTTCGGGGGCTTGCAGATCGTCCATCCCCGGCTGATGGAGGGCAGCCCGGAAGGGTCCTTCTCCATGCGCGAGCCCTGGAGCAGGGCCATCGAGGCCGGGCGCCTCTACGGCCTGGTGCATGACGGCGCCTGGTTCCATCTCTCCCGCCCCGGCGACCTGCGGGTGGCCGAGGCCGCCCTGGCCACCGGCCTGACCCGGGCGCTGTTCTGA
- the addB gene encoding double-strand break repair protein AddB, whose amino-acid sequence MSGTRRLGLYNIPAHLPFLDTLARGVIEEMGEAGQDPTALSRVTILLPTRRAAMALREAFLRCADGRTMLLPVMRALTGLSVEDADELALPGLLDLPPAVDAARRQAVLTSLVLRLPPRYGGPNGPEQAWRLARALGELLDEIALEGCDPARLPELVPEEFATHWQVTITFLRGVVEAWEGWLEEQGLMDIGPRRVAALKAQAQEWRDHPPAAPVFAAGIGAGGTIPAAAELLRVVATLPRGAVILHDGVEKMSAELWEAIAGSPTHPLAGQYRLLRQMGAVLEDIRPWHGLGAPGLAPEGRPSGDPALARRAELLARAMRPAAGLDAWLDRQPEYWKPALDGLSLLDAPDVQAEAVSIALLLRQALETPGARAALITPDRDLGRRVAAELTRHGILADDSAGQPLGETPAGAFLRLLARAVAEGFAPAPLLALIKHPLAAGGMSRQAWMEAVRLLERRTLRGPRPAPGMRGLRARAREALGREKDAPLLARALDLLDALERALGDFLELPDGPARPPADLLEAHLAAAEALAATETRPGGLRLYAGEEGEPLAVHLASLQPAFRELAPMSPASWPALFDVALEGPLAPSVRISRGRAGGRHPRVAILGLLEARLLHHDLAVLGALEEGVWPQATDPGPWMSRPMRAEFGLPEPEARIGRVAADFLLAAASAPDAVLARARKRAGSPTVPSRWLTRLETFLGGQRDGSGQGLALPRNPAAAWAAALDMPAEVRACPRPSPCPPPEARPREISVTEIADLVADPYGYYARRVLRLVPLEPLDAEVGASDYGNLVHDTMAGWTRRLDGRPWPGTAQAHAWFQEAAEDTLARAAARPGLLAFWRPRLARIGEFAVAQEAAAAAGHRIMHRYAEVAGRLTLQGTGLSLKVRADRIDRLADRSLALIDYKTGTPPSSSEVADGRAPQLPLEAAIAERGGFEGIEPASVSALTYWRLSGGGTPGEVKPVKGDPAALAADALDQTEALLRAFLLGNRRFTARPHPRRSPVRRDHDHLARVAEWGSAEGE is encoded by the coding sequence ATGAGCGGCACGCGCCGGCTCGGCCTCTACAACATCCCCGCGCATCTGCCCTTTCTGGACACCCTGGCGCGGGGCGTGATCGAGGAAATGGGGGAAGCGGGGCAGGACCCCACCGCGCTCTCGCGCGTCACCATCCTGCTGCCCACCCGCCGCGCCGCCATGGCGCTGCGGGAGGCTTTCCTGCGCTGCGCCGATGGCCGCACCATGCTGCTGCCGGTGATGCGGGCGCTGACCGGCCTCTCGGTCGAGGATGCGGACGAACTCGCCCTGCCCGGGCTGCTGGACCTGCCGCCCGCCGTCGATGCCGCGCGCCGGCAGGCGGTGCTGACCTCGCTGGTGCTGCGCCTGCCGCCCCGCTACGGCGGCCCCAACGGGCCGGAGCAGGCCTGGCGCCTGGCCCGCGCCCTGGGCGAGCTGCTGGACGAGATCGCGCTGGAAGGCTGCGACCCCGCCCGCCTGCCGGAGCTGGTGCCGGAGGAATTCGCCACCCACTGGCAGGTGACCATCACCTTCCTGCGCGGCGTGGTGGAGGCCTGGGAGGGCTGGCTGGAGGAACAGGGGCTGATGGATATCGGCCCCCGCCGCGTCGCCGCCCTGAAGGCCCAGGCGCAGGAATGGCGTGACCACCCGCCCGCCGCCCCCGTCTTCGCCGCCGGTATCGGCGCGGGCGGCACCATCCCCGCCGCCGCCGAGCTGCTGCGCGTGGTGGCCACCCTGCCGCGCGGCGCCGTCATCCTGCATGACGGCGTGGAGAAGATGTCGGCCGAGCTGTGGGAAGCCATCGCCGGCAGCCCCACCCATCCCCTGGCCGGCCAGTACCGGCTGCTGCGGCAGATGGGCGCGGTGCTGGAGGATATCCGCCCCTGGCACGGGCTGGGCGCGCCGGGCCTCGCCCCGGAAGGCCGCCCCTCCGGCGACCCGGCCCTGGCCCGCCGGGCCGAGCTGCTGGCCCGCGCCATGCGCCCCGCCGCCGGGCTGGATGCCTGGCTGGACCGCCAGCCCGAATACTGGAAGCCGGCGCTGGACGGCCTTTCCCTGCTGGATGCGCCGGATGTGCAGGCCGAGGCCGTCTCCATCGCCCTGCTGCTGCGGCAGGCGCTGGAGACCCCCGGCGCCCGCGCCGCGCTGATCACCCCGGACCGCGACCTCGGGCGCCGCGTGGCCGCCGAGCTGACGCGCCACGGCATCCTGGCCGATGATTCCGCCGGCCAGCCGCTGGGGGAGACCCCGGCCGGCGCCTTCCTGCGCCTGCTCGCCCGCGCGGTGGCCGAGGGTTTCGCGCCGGCCCCGCTGCTGGCGCTGATCAAGCACCCGCTGGCCGCCGGCGGCATGTCGCGCCAGGCCTGGATGGAGGCGGTGCGCCTGCTGGAGCGGCGCACCCTGCGCGGCCCCCGTCCCGCCCCCGGCATGCGCGGGCTGCGCGCCCGCGCGCGGGAGGCCCTGGGGCGCGAGAAGGATGCCCCCCTGCTGGCTCGCGCCCTGGACCTGCTGGACGCGCTGGAACGCGCGCTGGGCGATTTCCTCGAACTGCCCGACGGTCCGGCCCGCCCGCCGGCCGACCTGCTGGAGGCGCATCTGGCCGCCGCCGAGGCGCTGGCCGCCACCGAGACCCGCCCCGGCGGGCTGCGCCTCTATGCCGGGGAGGAAGGCGAACCGCTGGCCGTGCATCTGGCCAGCCTGCAACCCGCCTTCCGCGAGCTGGCGCCGATGAGCCCGGCCTCCTGGCCTGCCCTGTTCGACGTGGCGCTGGAAGGCCCGCTGGCGCCCAGCGTGCGGATCAGCCGGGGCCGGGCCGGCGGACGGCATCCACGCGTCGCCATCCTCGGCCTGCTGGAGGCGCGGCTGCTGCATCACGACCTCGCCGTGCTGGGCGCGCTGGAGGAAGGCGTCTGGCCCCAGGCCACCGACCCCGGCCCCTGGATGAGCCGCCCCATGCGCGCCGAATTCGGCCTGCCGGAGCCCGAGGCGCGCATCGGCCGCGTCGCCGCCGATTTCCTGCTGGCCGCCGCCTCCGCCCCCGACGCGGTGCTGGCGCGGGCGCGCAAGCGGGCCGGCAGCCCCACCGTGCCATCCCGCTGGCTGACGCGGCTGGAGACCTTCCTGGGTGGGCAGCGCGACGGGAGCGGCCAGGGCCTCGCCCTGCCGCGCAACCCCGCCGCCGCCTGGGCCGCCGCGCTGGACATGCCGGCCGAGGTACGCGCCTGCCCCCGCCCCTCCCCCTGCCCGCCGCCCGAGGCGCGCCCGCGCGAGATCAGCGTCACCGAGATCGCCGACCTGGTGGCCGACCCCTATGGCTACTACGCCCGCCGCGTGCTGCGCCTGGTGCCGCTGGAGCCGCTGGATGCCGAGGTCGGCGCCAGCGACTACGGCAACCTCGTGCATGACACCATGGCCGGCTGGACGCGGCGGCTGGACGGCAGGCCCTGGCCCGGCACCGCGCAGGCGCACGCCTGGTTCCAGGAAGCTGCCGAGGATACCCTGGCCCGGGCCGCCGCCCGGCCCGGCCTGCTGGCCTTCTGGCGCCCGCGCCTGGCGCGGATCGGCGAATTCGCCGTGGCGCAGGAAGCCGCCGCGGCCGCCGGGCACCGCATCATGCACCGCTATGCCGAGGTGGCGGGAAGGCTGACGCTGCAGGGCACCGGCCTCTCGTTGAAGGTGCGGGCCGACCGCATCGACCGGCTGGCCGACCGCAGCCTGGCGCTGATCGACTACAAGACCGGCACACCCCCCAGCAGTTCCGAGGTGGCCGATGGCCGCGCGCCGCAGCTGCCGCTGGAGGCCGCCATCGCCGAGCGCGGCGGCTTCGAGGGCATCGAGCCCGCCTCCGTCTCCGCGCTGACCTACTGGCGCCTCTCCGGCGGCGGCACGCCGGGCGAGGTGAAGCCGGTGAAGGGTGACCCCGCCGCCCTGGCCGCCGATGCGCTGGACCAGACCGAGGCGCTGCTGCGCGCCTTCCTGCTGGGCAACCGCCGCTTCACCGCCCGCCCGCATCCGCGCCGCAGCCCGGTGCGGCGCGACCATGACCATCTGGCGCGGGTGGCGGAATGGGGCAGCGCGGAGGGGGAGTGA
- the cbiB gene encoding adenosylcobinamide-phosphate synthase CbiB, whose translation MQANILILTGALLIEALAGYPPFLFRLIRHPVVWFGALIGSLDRHLNSEAQSFARRRLMGVVALLVLLLVAVLPAALLQWALLPQGWAGLAVLAVLAASLPAQRSLHDHVGAVAEGLEEHGLEGGRTAVSMIVGRDPQSLDEAGVVRAATESLAENFSDGVVAPAFWCALGGLPGAVFYKAVNTADSMIGHRSARHAAFGWAAARLDDLINLPASRLSAFWIWLAAALLPGMDAGGAWRAVWRDARHHRSPNAGWPEAAMAGALGLRLAGPRVYGGRRVEDGWMGRGRAEATAADLRRALAIYRLACRLQLVTLAWAAAFLLG comes from the coding sequence ATGCAGGCAAACATCCTGATCCTGACAGGCGCCTTGTTGATCGAGGCGCTCGCGGGCTATCCACCCTTCCTCTTCCGCCTGATCCGCCATCCCGTGGTCTGGTTCGGCGCGTTGATCGGCTCGCTGGACCGGCACCTGAACAGCGAGGCGCAGAGCTTCGCGCGGCGGCGGCTGATGGGCGTGGTGGCGCTGCTGGTCCTGCTGCTGGTGGCGGTGCTGCCGGCGGCCCTGCTGCAATGGGCGCTGTTGCCGCAAGGCTGGGCCGGGCTGGCGGTGCTGGCTGTGCTGGCCGCCAGCCTGCCGGCTCAGCGCAGCCTGCATGACCATGTGGGTGCGGTGGCCGAAGGCCTGGAGGAGCATGGGCTGGAGGGTGGCCGCACCGCCGTCTCCATGATCGTCGGCCGCGATCCGCAGAGCCTGGACGAAGCCGGCGTGGTGCGGGCCGCGACCGAGAGCCTGGCGGAGAATTTCTCCGATGGCGTGGTCGCGCCGGCCTTCTGGTGCGCCCTGGGCGGGTTGCCCGGCGCGGTCTTCTACAAGGCCGTGAACACCGCCGACAGCATGATCGGCCACCGCTCCGCGCGCCATGCCGCCTTCGGCTGGGCGGCGGCGCGGCTGGACGACCTGATCAACCTGCCGGCCTCCAGGCTTTCGGCCTTCTGGATCTGGCTGGCGGCGGCATTGCTGCCGGGGATGGATGCGGGCGGCGCCTGGCGCGCGGTCTGGCGGGATGCGCGGCATCACCGCTCGCCCAATGCCGGCTGGCCGGAAGCGGCCATGGCCGGCGCGCTGGGCCTGCGGCTGGCGGGGCCGCGCGTCTATGGCGGCAGGCGCGTCGAGGATGGCTGGATGGGCCGTGGCCGGGCCGAGGCCACGGCCGCGGATCTGCGGCGTGCCCTGGCGATCTACCGTCTGGCCTGCAGGCTCCAGCTCGTGACCCTCGCCTGGGCGGCGGCATTCCTGCTCGGTTAA
- a CDS encoding ABC transporter ATP-binding protein, whose protein sequence is MATVDIRDVRKNFGSTAILHGVNVDIEDGEFVVLVGPSGCGKSTLLRMIAGLENISGGEVSIGNRVVNNVPPKDRDIAMVFQNYALYPHMTVRDNMAFSMKLAKAPADIIEAEVTRAARILGLDKLLDRYPRQLSGGQRQRVAMGRAIVRHPQVFLFDEPLSNLDAKLRVQMRAEIKDLHQRLKTTTIYVTHDQIEAMTMADKIVVMHGGHVEQIGAPLELYDRPANLFVAGFIGSPAMNLLAGVVRDGTFHPDGGESPWPLPAGASAVEGQRATYGFRPEHLRLTEDGIPLTVSLIEPTGSETQVTGRNGTAQVVGAFRERITARVGESIHVMPDTALAHLFHGETGQRLN, encoded by the coding sequence ATGGCCACCGTCGATATCCGCGATGTTCGCAAGAATTTCGGAAGTACCGCCATCCTCCACGGTGTGAATGTGGATATCGAGGATGGCGAATTCGTGGTGCTGGTCGGCCCTTCCGGCTGCGGCAAATCCACGCTGCTGCGCATGATCGCGGGGCTGGAGAATATCTCGGGCGGGGAGGTCTCGATCGGCAACCGCGTCGTCAACAACGTCCCGCCGAAGGACCGGGACATCGCCATGGTGTTCCAGAACTACGCGCTCTATCCGCATATGACGGTGCGGGACAACATGGCCTTCTCGATGAAGCTGGCGAAGGCGCCGGCCGATATCATCGAGGCGGAAGTGACACGCGCGGCCCGCATCCTGGGCCTGGACAAGCTGCTGGACCGCTATCCGCGCCAGCTTTCCGGCGGACAGCGGCAGCGCGTGGCGATGGGCCGGGCCATCGTGCGCCACCCGCAGGTCTTCCTGTTCGACGAACCGCTTTCCAACCTGGACGCCAAGCTGCGCGTGCAGATGCGGGCGGAGATCAAGGACCTGCACCAGCGCCTGAAGACCACGACCATCTACGTCACGCATGACCAGATCGAGGCCATGACCATGGCCGATAAGATCGTCGTCATGCATGGCGGGCATGTGGAGCAGATCGGCGCGCCGCTGGAGCTTTACGACCGTCCCGCCAATCTCTTCGTCGCGGGCTTCATCGGCTCCCCGGCGATGAATCTGCTGGCGGGCGTGGTGCGGGACGGCACCTTCCACCCCGATGGCGGCGAGAGCCCCTGGCCCCTGCCTGCCGGGGCCTCGGCGGTGGAAGGGCAACGCGCCACCTATGGCTTCCGGCCGGAGCATCTGCGCCTGACCGAGGACGGCATTCCCCTGACGGTGTCGCTGATCGAGCCGACGGGGTCGGAAACCCAGGTGACCGGCCGCAACGGCACGGCGCAGGTGGTGGGTGCGTTCCGGGAACGCATCACGGCACGGGTGGGCGAGAGCATCCATGTCATGCCGGATACGGCCCTCGCCCATCTCTTCCATGGCGAGACAGGCCAGCGTCTGAACTGA